Proteins found in one Mixophyes fleayi isolate aMixFle1 chromosome 8, aMixFle1.hap1, whole genome shotgun sequence genomic segment:
- the LOC142099033 gene encoding protein zyg-11 homolog, with amino-acid sequence MEEASPKSLIDIALHYLSSHLEKFCWERPDGTFCLQDAAVFPQEVADRLLRTMAIQRQLNEVTVGIFRGNQLRLKHACIRKAKISAVAFLRAFCHHKLVELDATGVNADITITDIVSGLSSSKWIRENLQCLILNSLTLSLEDPYERCFSCLSGLRALSITNVLFYNEDLADVASLPRLESLDISNTSVTDITALLGCKDRLKSLTMHHLKCLKMTTTQILEVIKELKHLSHLDISDDKQFTSDIACRLLEQKDILRSLVSLDISGRKHVTDKAVEAFIMQRPQIQFVGLLATEAGYSELLSGEENVKVSGEANQTQIAEALRRYSERSFFVREALFHLFSLTHVMEKANPEMLKLVVIGMKNHPTNLPVQLAASACVFNLTKQDLAAGMPVKLLADVTHLLLEAMKHFPNHQQLQKNCLLSLCSDRILQDVPFNRFDAAKLVMQWLCNHEDQNMQRMAVAIISILAAKLSTEQTAQLGAELFIVRQLLQIVRQKTSQSLVDTTLKFTLSALWNLTDESPTTCRHFIENQGLELFMKVLETFPSESSIQQKVLGLLNNIAEVKELHSELMWKDFIDQISKLLHSVEVEVSYFAAGIIAHLVSRGEETWTLTSVSRDTLLEQLHSAILGWPTPECEMVAYRSFNPFFPLLACFPTPGVQLWAVWAMQHVCSKNPVRYCSMLIDEGGLVKLHRIRDHPSANPDVLRMTIAILDNLDRHLTRHGTTLSPRPLSTK; translated from the exons ATG GAGGAAGCCTCTCCAAAGTCGTTGATTGATATAGCCCTGCATTACTTAAGCTCTCATCTCGAAAAGTTTTGCTGGGAGAGACCTGATGGAACTTTTTGTTTGCAAGATGCAGCAGTGTTTCCCCAGGAGGTTGCAGACCGACTGCTGCGGACCATGGCTATTCAAA GACAGCTAAACGAGGTAACTGTAGGAATTTTCCGTGGAAACCAGTTGCGACTGAAGCACGCTTGTATCCGCAAGGCAAAGATCTCTGCGGTAGCCTTTCTTAGAGCTTTTTGCCACCACAAATTGGTAGAATTGGATGCCACTGGGGTCAATGCTGACATCACCATTACTGACATCGTAAGCGGGCTCAGCAGTAGTAAATGGATCAGGGAGAACCTCCAGTGCTTGATCCTCAACTCTCTGACTCTATCGCTGGAGGACCCGTATGAACGATGCTTTAGCTGTTTGTCCGGACTTCGGGCTCTGAGCATCACCAATGTCTTGTTTTATAATGAAGATCTCGCTGATGTTGCTTCTCTCCCCAGATTGGAAAGCCTGGATATCTCCAACACCTCGGTAACCGACATTACTGCCCTCCTGGGGTGCAAAGATAGACTGAAATCCCTCACGATGCACCATctgaaatgtttaaaaatgaCAACTACACAAATCTTGGAAGTGATCAAAGAACTGAAGCACCTTAGTCATTTGGATATATCTGATGACAAGCAGTTCACATCGGACATAGCCTGCCGGTTGCTAGAGCAGAAGGATATCTTGCGCAGTTTGGTTTCGTTAGACATCTCTGGGAGGAAGCATGTTACGGATAAAGCGGTCGAGGCCTTCATCATGCAGCGCCCTCAGATCCAGTTTGTTGGACTTCTGGCCACCGAGGCTGGGTACTCTGAGCTCCTTTCTGGAGAGGAGAATGTTAAG gtgtCCGGAGAAGCCAATCAGACACAGATTGCGGAAGCCCTGCGCCGATATAGTGAACGCTCCTTCTTTGTCCGTGAGGCCCTCTTCCACCTTTTCAGTCTAACGCATGTCATGGAAAAAGCCAACCCAGAGATGCTGAAG TTAGTGGTGATAGGTATGAAGAACCATCCTACCAACCTACCTGTACAGCTCGCTGCCAGCGCCTGTGTGTTTAACCTGACCAAGCAGGATCTAGCGGCTGGCATGCCTGTGAAGCTCTTGGCTGATGTGACTCACTTGCTGCTGGAAGCCATGAAACATTTCCCCAATCACCAGCAG ttGCAGAAAAACTGTCTCCTATCCCTCTGCAGTGATAGAATCTTACAGGACGTCCCGTTCAACAG GTTTGATGCAGCAAAACTTGTAATGCAATGGTTGTGTAATCATGAAGACCAGAACATGCAGAGGATGGCAGTTGCCATAATCTCTATTCTCGCAGCAAAG CTTTCAACTGAACAGACGGCGCAGCTGGGGGCCGAACTCTTCATTGTCAGG cAACTTCTGCAAATAGTGCGACAAAAGACCAGCCAGAGTCTGGTGGACACGACCTTGAAGTTTACGCTCAGTGCCTTGTGGAACTTGACCGATGAATCACCGACCACGTGTCGGCACTTTATAGAGAACCAAGGCCTGGAACTCTTCATGAAGGTCCTTGAG ACTTTTCCATCAGAGTCCTCCATTCAGCAGAAGGTTCTGGGGCTGTTG AACAATATTGCGGAGGTGAAGGAGCTGCACTCGGAGCTCATGTGGAAGGATTTCATTGATCAGATCAGTAAACTCCTGCACAGCGTGGAAGTGGAGGTCAGCTACTTCGCTGCTGGGATTATCGCACACCTAGTATCCCGGGGAGAGGAGACCTGGACTTTAACCTCTGTCTCGAGAGACACACTGCTAGAGCAATTg CATTCTGCCATACTCGGTTGGCCGACACCGGAGTGTGAGATGGTGGCCTACAG GTCTTTTAACCCTTTCTTTCCACTTCTGGCGTGTTTCCCAACACCCGGTGTGCAGCTGTGGGCAGTTTGGGCCATGCAACATGTGTGCAGCAAAAACC CCGTTCGGTACTGCAGCATGTTGATCGACGAGGGAGGCTTGGTGAAGCTTCACCGCATTAGAGACCATCCAAGTGCCAACCCAGACGTGCTGCGCATGACCATCGCCATCCTGGACAATCTGGACAGGCACCTTACACGGCACGGCACTACTCTCTCTCCAAGACCGCTGTCCACCAAATAA
- the ECHDC2 gene encoding enoyl-CoA hydratase domain-containing protein 2, mitochondrial, whose product MGSLVRPLAGARRALQWGLVRGLSSASGHKEVHVTHLEGHNEGIAEIGMRRPHARNSLGKLFVKELFHSVDNLRHDTSVRVVVIRSVVPGVFCAGADLKERAKMDNSEASLFVQDLRKLMSEIAALPMPTIAAVDGYALGGGLELALACDLRVAASSAKLGLIETTRGLLPGAGGSQRLPRLVGIGLAKELIFTGRQLDGTQAYRIGLVNDSVPQNEAGDSAYHRALELAHEILPQAPIAVRMAKLAMNKGMEVDITSGMAIEGICYGQVIPTKDRLEGMAAFQEKRPPRYTGE is encoded by the exons ATGGGAAGTTTAGTACGGCCGCTTGCTGGGGCTCGGAGGGCTCTACAGTGGGGGCTAGTGAGGGGGCTCAGCTCAGCATCTGGGCACAAAGAGGTTCATGTTACCCACCTAGAAGGGCACAATGAGG GTATTGCAGAGATCGGTATGCGCAGACCTCATGCTCGTAACTCATTGGGAAAACTGTTTGTTAAGGAG TTGTTTCATTCTGTAGACAATCTTCGCCATGACACCAGCGTCCGCGTGGTGGTCATCAGGAGCGTCGTTCCTGGAGTATTCTGTGCAG GCGCAGATCTCAAGGAACGAGCAAAGATGGACAATTCGGAGGCATCTCTCTTTGTTCAGGATCTGAGAAAGTTAATGAGTGAAATTG CGGCCCTACCAATGCCCACAATCGCAGCAGTGGACGGATATGCCCTGGGGGGTGGTCTGGAACTAGCCCTGGCGTGTGATCTCCGTGTTGCAG CGTCTTCAGCTAAGCTGGGGCTGATCGAAACTACAAGAGGATTACTTCCAGGAGCAG GAGGCTCTCAGCGACTTCCACGCCTGGTAGGAATTGGTTTAGCTAAAGAACTTATCTTCACGGGACGGCAGTTGGATGGAACACAGGCGTACAGAATCGGGCTCGTCAATGACTCTGTTCCACAAAATGAGGCTGGGGACTCTGCTTATCATAGAGCATTGGAACTGGCTCACGAAATCCTGCCACAG GCTCCAATTGCTGTGAGAATGGCCAAGTTGGCAATGAACAAAGGAATGGAG GTGGATATTACATCTGGAATGGCCATTGAGGGAATCTGCTATGGGCAG GTCATTCCCACCAAAGATCGTTTAGAAGGAATGGCAGCATTCCAGGAGAAGCGTCCACCTCGATACACAGGAGAGTAA